The following proteins are encoded in a genomic region of Papaver somniferum cultivar HN1 unplaced genomic scaffold, ASM357369v1 unplaced-scaffold_10, whole genome shotgun sequence:
- the LOC113326002 gene encoding serine/arginine-rich splicing factor RS2Z33-like translates to MSAGKENHTIYIGGLSPKTTQSDIHTAFVCFGTIRFIKIMTDKHTGRPRGYAFLTYDDQSEAEDAIMNMNGMALNGNVLKVNKAHNNMSGSDSGFGNRGYDHGRTCCVCGSRGHFYRECPDLDGDDDCDSSGESSSEAGGCRVGACYNCGELGHFARQCYIGINPTPAEAAAPLRRANNSSKEVVVTAPQFKDSNGGRQCPMPAEAVPPVISVEPISKETSDKVPLQVDSGKMASSEVPPRVASGKKGDPKVPPQVGSEKRTGPAVIGIFSAEDSEDMALKMENTTIIKGFPVPNIYAALYNTIYEKQGHIATKTVIKNSMTALFGLVVDLLVVITEMQESSHLDLTAPLVKHWMSKVSTAEAVKFNVGWLRTTIEEIKNYNIVYFLASTSLYKLSCRTHSSAVIFYLNYVLLFS, encoded by the exons ATGTCTGCTGGTAAGGAAAATCACACTATTTACATAGGAGGTTTGTCGCCGAAGACGACACAATCCGACATCCACACTGCATTCGTTTGTTTTGGAACCATCAGATTTATTAAG ATTATGACGGACAAACATACAGGTCGTCCCCGTGGTTATGCCTTTCTGACTTATGATGATCAAAGTGAAGCAGAAGATGCAATCATGAATATGAATGGCATGGCACTTAATGGTAATGTCCTTAAAGTCAACAAGGCGCACAATAACATGTCTGGAAGTGATTCAGGCTTTGGTAATCGAGGGTATGATCACGGGAGAACTTGCTGTGTTTGTGGAAGTCGTGGCCATTTTTACCGAGAATGTCCTGATCTTGACGGAGATGATGATTGTGATAGCTCCGGAGAGAGTAGCAGCGAGGCTGGTGGCTGTAGAGTTGGTGCTTGCTATAATTGTGGAGAACTTGGTCATTTTGCCCGACAATGTTATATTGGAATTAATCCCACACCTGCAGAGGCAGCAGCACCGTTAAGGAGAGCAAATAATTCTTCGAAGGAGGTAGTTGTTACTGCTCCTCAATTCAAAGACAGTAATGGTGGAAGACAGTGTCCCATGCCTGCAGAGGCAGTACCACCAGTAATATCAGTGGAACCTATCTCAAAAGAGACATCTGACAAGGTGCCTCTTCAAGTGGATAGTGGGAAAATGGCAAGTTCAGAGGTGCCTCCTCGAGTGGCAAGTGGAAAGAAGGGTGATCCCAAGGTGCCTCCCCAAGTGGGTAGTGAAAAAAGGACAGGTCCTGCTGTTATTGGCATCTTCAGTGCTGAAGATTCTGAAGATATGGCTTTGAAGATGGAGAATACTACAATAATCAAGGGATTTCCAGTGCCGAACATATATGCTGCCCTTTACAACACGATATATGAGAAACAAGGGCATATAGCCACGAAAACAGTCATAAAAAATTCCATGACGGCCTTATTTGGTCTAGTGGTTGATCTTTTGGTTGTAATTACCGAAATGCAGGAATCATCTCACCTAGACTTGACTGCACCCTTGGTAAAGCATTGGATGTCAAAAGTATCCACAGCTGAAGCGGTGAAATTTAATGTTGGTTGGCTAAGAACTACAATTGAGGAAATCAAAAATTACAATATCGTTTATTTTTTAGCAAGTACTTCCTTATACAAGCTATCATGCAGAACACATAGTTCTGCAGTTATCTTCTATCTGAATTATGTATTGTTGTTTTCTTAG